One Stigmatella aurantiaca genomic region harbors:
- a CDS encoding HsdM family class I SAM-dependent methyltransferase, producing the protein MPRARSGPPAVDEEALVHRFPGLDRRLLGAYYTPAPLVERTLGLALAHLGPGPLSIVDPACGAGAFLSAAARLRPKAQLLGLEVTGEAAQVCQARVPSAEVHVGDALRGGLEPLLARIPRAHRELWVGNPPYNGTSPVLKDRDTYARLRALLPLALPPGTSLRDDFAFFLLIAAHRLRTRPGVLAFITPSTLLDAFLYSPLRQALLGSLTLRQVVDLGAGAFANTQVRTCITVWSSLPAPAAPLLFERGDGKTAFTPTPPEWRLAPTPPEAAELDARWLAQGEPLTKLVPVSLPGVKTRFDELLVDDDPERLLERLRHFARTPPRGLRAFMKAHGIPSTLLPKLRALQDGPAFRVEPACVRPFFRYAGARHRGALPPEARAFCYLDRRLIPRGDHRLRGPYDPHLGAVKLLFNVRELPLSAALLEEEGCVHDHRHARFAPLWVPQRVREEGLDVTRDVSSVQALGPLVPNLSPRGLAWAERLGGPLPAFRELVRFLNGPQVQQVWAPVFGASRVLPIPLPLP; encoded by the coding sequence ATGCCTCGCGCCCGCTCCGGACCCCCAGCAGTTGACGAAGAGGCGCTGGTCCATCGGTTTCCCGGCCTGGACCGGCGGCTCCTCGGCGCCTACTACACCCCCGCCCCGCTGGTGGAGCGCACGCTGGGGCTCGCCCTGGCCCACCTGGGCCCCGGCCCCCTGTCCATCGTGGACCCTGCCTGTGGTGCCGGCGCGTTCCTGTCCGCCGCGGCCCGCTTGAGGCCCAAGGCCCAGTTGCTGGGCCTGGAAGTCACCGGGGAGGCGGCCCAGGTGTGCCAGGCCCGCGTGCCATCGGCCGAGGTGCACGTGGGCGATGCCCTGCGGGGCGGCCTGGAGCCATTGCTCGCACGCATCCCCCGGGCCCACCGGGAGCTGTGGGTGGGCAACCCGCCCTACAACGGCACGTCCCCCGTGCTGAAGGACCGTGACACCTATGCCCGGCTCCGCGCGCTCCTGCCGCTCGCGCTGCCCCCCGGCACGAGCCTGCGGGACGACTTCGCCTTCTTCCTCCTCATCGCCGCGCACCGGCTCCGCACCCGCCCTGGGGTGCTCGCCTTCATCACCCCCTCCACCCTCCTCGACGCCTTCCTCTATTCCCCGCTGCGCCAGGCCTTGCTGGGCTCGCTGACGCTCCGCCAGGTGGTGGATCTGGGCGCGGGCGCGTTCGCCAACACCCAGGTCCGCACCTGCATCACCGTCTGGAGCTCCCTGCCCGCCCCTGCCGCCCCCCTCCTCTTCGAGCGCGGAGACGGGAAGACCGCCTTCACCCCCACGCCCCCCGAGTGGCGGCTGGCCCCCACGCCCCCCGAGGCGGCGGAGCTCGACGCGCGCTGGCTGGCGCAAGGCGAGCCCCTCACCAAGCTGGTCCCCGTGAGCCTGCCCGGCGTGAAGACGCGCTTCGACGAGCTGCTCGTGGACGACGACCCGGAGCGGCTCCTCGAGCGCCTGCGCCACTTCGCCCGGACCCCGCCCCGGGGGCTGCGCGCCTTCATGAAGGCCCACGGCATCCCCAGCACGCTGCTGCCCAAGCTGCGCGCCCTCCAGGACGGCCCCGCCTTCCGCGTGGAGCCCGCCTGCGTGCGGCCCTTCTTCCGCTACGCCGGCGCCCGCCACCGGGGCGCGCTTCCGCCCGAGGCCCGCGCCTTCTGCTACCTGGACCGGCGCCTCATTCCCCGCGGGGACCACCGGCTGCGCGGGCCGTATGATCCCCACCTCGGCGCGGTGAAGCTGCTCTTCAACGTGCGCGAACTGCCGCTCTCCGCGGCCCTCCTGGAAGAAGAGGGCTGCGTGCACGACCACCGCCACGCCCGCTTCGCGCCCCTCTGGGTGCCCCAGCGCGTCCGCGAGGAAGGGCTCGACGTCACCCGCGACGTGTCCTCCGTGCAGGCCCTGGGGCCCCTCGTCCCCAACCTCTCCCCACGAGGCCTCGCCTGGGCGGAGCGGCTCGGAGGCCCCCTTCCCGCCTTCCGTGAGCTGGTGCGCTTCCTCAACGGCCCTCAGGTGCAGCAGGTCTGGGCCCCCGTCTTCGGCGCCTCGCGCGTCCTGCCCATCCCCCTGCCGCTTCCGTGA
- a CDS encoding neutral/alkaline ceramidase: MPKSAGSWGPWALVLALGACSPEGVFDRAPDALEGAPGALTGACAGNTAFQVGSGIYDITGPAAELGMMGYAMLDQKTAGIHQRLRARAFVIASPCNGKRVAFVSADAGQIFQGVRQQVVERLKARYGSLYSEENVVLSATHTHSGPGGFSHYALYNLTTLGYDRQNFEAIVDGIVQAIVRAHTNLAPGSLRIASGDLLGASLNRSPGAYLRNPAAERSQSPHDTDKRMTLLRLQGAEGAEVGLLNWFAVHGTSMGNGNRLISGDNKGYASYLFEKEKGTDYLASKTFVAAFAQSNEGDVTPNIHGGTDGGGANDFESTELSGHKQYTLAKQLYAGATQPVMGAVDYRHAYVKMDEVTVAPKYTDGLLRTTCEAAIGVSMLAGAEDGPGFGSEGATCEQIHGVWSEFACGLTTTSCQAEKPIVLEMGTMVPYPWTPEVLPLQVVTLGNLALVAVPFEMTTVAGRRLRQTVLGQLAPLGVDQVVIAGLANAYAGYLVTREEYAKQDYEGASTHFGPWTLAAVQQETERLAEALRLGAPVPPGPTPRDLRNEQTTLQTGVVFDDKLLWVEFGSVVTQANAAYTRGQTVSVKFWGGHPKNNLRRQGSFLQVQRKSGSAWLPVAYDWDWETKYRWERNNCVPTLACSHVTTEWTIPATALPGTYRIRHDGDWKSGWDGAIRPYTGYSREFTVQ, encoded by the coding sequence ATGCCAAAGTCAGCGGGTTCCTGGGGGCCCTGGGCGCTGGTGCTCGCACTGGGCGCGTGCAGTCCGGAGGGTGTTTTCGATCGGGCGCCTGACGCCCTCGAGGGGGCGCCGGGGGCGCTGACGGGCGCGTGCGCGGGCAACACCGCGTTCCAGGTGGGCTCGGGCATCTACGACATCACCGGCCCCGCCGCGGAGCTGGGGATGATGGGCTACGCGATGCTCGACCAGAAGACGGCGGGCATTCACCAGCGCCTGCGCGCCCGCGCGTTCGTCATCGCCTCGCCCTGCAACGGCAAGCGCGTGGCCTTCGTCAGCGCGGACGCGGGGCAGATCTTCCAGGGCGTGCGGCAGCAGGTGGTGGAGCGCCTGAAGGCGCGCTACGGCAGCCTCTACTCGGAGGAGAACGTGGTGCTCAGCGCCACGCACACCCACAGCGGGCCCGGGGGCTTCTCGCACTACGCGCTCTACAACCTGACCACCCTGGGGTACGACCGGCAGAACTTCGAGGCCATCGTGGATGGCATCGTCCAGGCCATCGTCCGGGCGCACACGAACCTCGCGCCCGGCAGCCTGCGCATCGCCTCGGGGGACCTGCTCGGCGCCAGCCTCAACCGCTCGCCCGGGGCGTACCTGCGCAACCCCGCGGCGGAGCGCAGCCAGAGCCCTCACGACACGGACAAGCGCATGACGCTGCTGCGGCTCCAGGGCGCGGAGGGCGCGGAGGTGGGGCTCCTCAACTGGTTCGCCGTGCACGGCACGTCCATGGGCAACGGCAACCGGCTCATCAGCGGGGACAACAAGGGCTATGCCTCGTACCTCTTCGAGAAGGAGAAGGGCACGGACTACCTCGCCTCGAAGACGTTCGTCGCGGCCTTCGCCCAGAGCAACGAAGGGGATGTGACGCCCAACATCCACGGCGGGACGGACGGAGGGGGGGCCAATGACTTCGAGAGCACGGAGCTGTCGGGCCACAAGCAGTACACCCTGGCGAAGCAGCTCTACGCGGGGGCCACGCAGCCCGTGATGGGCGCGGTGGATTACCGGCATGCCTACGTGAAGATGGACGAAGTCACCGTGGCCCCGAAGTACACGGACGGCCTCCTGCGCACCACGTGCGAGGCGGCCATTGGTGTCTCCATGCTGGCGGGCGCGGAGGATGGGCCGGGCTTCGGCAGCGAGGGGGCCACGTGTGAGCAGATCCACGGGGTATGGAGCGAGTTCGCCTGCGGGCTCACCACGACGTCCTGTCAGGCGGAGAAGCCCATCGTGCTGGAGATGGGGACGATGGTGCCCTACCCGTGGACGCCGGAGGTGCTCCCGCTGCAGGTGGTGACGCTGGGCAACCTGGCGCTGGTGGCGGTGCCCTTCGAGATGACGACGGTGGCGGGCCGGCGGCTGCGCCAGACCGTCCTGGGGCAGCTCGCGCCGCTGGGCGTGGATCAGGTGGTGATCGCCGGACTGGCGAACGCCTATGCGGGCTACCTGGTCACGCGCGAGGAGTACGCGAAGCAGGACTACGAAGGGGCCTCCACGCACTTCGGGCCGTGGACGCTGGCCGCGGTGCAGCAGGAGACGGAGCGCCTGGCGGAGGCCCTGCGCCTGGGTGCTCCGGTGCCCCCGGGTCCCACCCCCCGGGACCTGCGCAACGAGCAGACGACCCTGCAGACCGGGGTGGTGTTCGACGACAAGCTGCTGTGGGTGGAGTTCGGGAGCGTCGTGACCCAGGCGAATGCCGCGTACACGCGGGGCCAGACGGTGAGCGTGAAGTTCTGGGGCGGCCACCCGAAGAACAACCTGCGGCGGCAGGGCTCCTTCCTCCAGGTGCAGCGCAAGTCGGGCTCGGCGTGGCTCCCCGTGGCGTACGACTGGGACTGGGAGACGAAGTACCGCTGGGAGCGCAACAACTGCGTGCCCACGCTGGCGTGCTCGCACGTCACCACCGAGTGGACGATCCCCGCCACGGCGCTCCCCGGCACGTACCGCATCCGGCACGATGGGGACTGGAAGTCCGGCTGGGATGGGGCCATTCGCCCCTATACGGGGTACTCCCGAGAGTTTACCGTTCAGTAA
- a CDS encoding GspE/PulE family protein: protein MPNGPDGFAELSQFQLDRNSLRLLPEPFCRRHLVVVLGKVDPEQPNAPVTVGMVKPDAVHLVQQIGDLLERPIQPVRLNRYEIESALEAGFGAGPRVLANVVIRPVPPSKSQPSAVELVNHILTLAVDKKASDIHIESYPGDVDLRLRIDGILHQMYTDMDPETVHEVVSRIKILAEMDITERRKPQDGRIRAVIDRGLDDRKTIDYRVSVVPSPTGEDVVIRILDSDAGLVPVSKLGMNAEMQRVFLQLLVNPEGLVLVTGPTGSGKTTTLYSALAQLNDGRRKIITAEDPIEYYVPKVNQKQVSQQMSYATLLRALLRQDPNVLLVGEVRDLETGSTALNAARTGHLVLGTLHTADAVGAIGRLRGLELDNTDIADALLAVLAQRLARRVCEKCSVEDVPTEEQKVLFGSLLDGIQPRKGRGCAHCHHTGYRSRVGIFELLLVDPGMQDLIVAGAHNAQIRKYAREHFFKTMVDDALEKIAAGLTTLDELIRVVPYRHILATRDERQG from the coding sequence ATGCCGAACGGCCCCGACGGCTTCGCCGAGCTCTCCCAGTTTCAGCTGGATCGCAACTCCCTGCGGCTTCTTCCCGAGCCCTTCTGCCGCCGCCACCTGGTGGTGGTGCTGGGCAAGGTGGATCCCGAGCAGCCCAACGCCCCGGTGACGGTGGGCATGGTGAAGCCGGACGCCGTGCACCTGGTCCAGCAGATTGGAGACTTGCTGGAGCGGCCCATCCAGCCGGTGCGGCTCAACCGCTACGAGATCGAATCCGCCCTGGAGGCGGGCTTCGGCGCCGGGCCCCGCGTGCTGGCGAATGTCGTCATCCGTCCCGTCCCGCCCTCCAAGTCCCAGCCGTCCGCGGTGGAGCTCGTCAACCACATCCTCACCCTGGCGGTGGACAAGAAGGCCTCGGACATCCACATCGAGAGCTACCCGGGGGATGTGGACCTGCGCCTGCGCATCGACGGCATCCTCCACCAGATGTACACGGACATGGATCCGGAGACGGTCCACGAGGTGGTCAGCCGCATCAAGATCCTCGCGGAGATGGACATCACCGAGCGCCGCAAGCCCCAGGACGGCCGCATCCGCGCCGTCATCGACCGGGGCCTGGATGACCGGAAGACCATCGACTACCGCGTGAGCGTGGTGCCGAGCCCCACGGGCGAGGACGTCGTCATCCGCATCCTCGACTCGGACGCGGGGCTCGTCCCGGTCTCCAAGCTCGGGATGAACGCGGAGATGCAGCGCGTCTTCCTGCAACTGCTCGTCAACCCCGAGGGGCTCGTGCTCGTGACGGGGCCCACGGGCAGCGGCAAGACGACGACGCTGTACTCGGCCCTGGCGCAGCTCAACGATGGCCGGCGGAAGATCATCACCGCCGAGGACCCCATCGAGTACTACGTCCCCAAGGTCAACCAGAAGCAGGTCAGCCAGCAGATGTCCTACGCCACCCTGCTGCGCGCCCTGCTGCGGCAGGATCCGAACGTGCTCCTGGTGGGCGAGGTGCGTGACCTGGAGACGGGCAGCACCGCCCTCAACGCGGCCCGCACGGGCCACCTCGTGCTGGGCACGCTGCACACCGCGGACGCGGTGGGGGCCATCGGGCGCCTGCGGGGCCTGGAGCTGGACAACACGGACATCGCGGATGCGCTGCTGGCCGTCCTGGCGCAGCGCCTGGCCCGCCGCGTCTGCGAGAAGTGCTCGGTGGAGGATGTGCCCACCGAGGAGCAGAAGGTGCTCTTCGGTTCTCTTCTGGACGGCATCCAGCCGCGCAAGGGGCGGGGGTGTGCCCACTGCCACCACACGGGCTACCGCAGCCGGGTGGGCATCTTCGAGCTGCTCCTGGTGGATCCGGGCATGCAGGACCTCATCGTCGCGGGGGCTCACAACGCGCAGATCCGCAAGTACGCGCGGGAGCATTTCTTCAAGACGATGGTCGATGACGCCCTGGAGAAGATCGCCGCGGGGCTGACCACCCTGGATGAGCTCATCCGCGTGGTGCCCTACCGGCACATCCTCGCGACCCGCGACGAGCGCCAGGGCTGA